One Miscanthus floridulus cultivar M001 chromosome 11, ASM1932011v1, whole genome shotgun sequence DNA window includes the following coding sequences:
- the LOC136491028 gene encoding E3 ubiquitin-protein ligase RMA1H1-like: MEAGRMDQPCMAAINSQPFMADIEPVKKANGDMPATTGSGCFDCNICLDFAAEPVVTLCGHLYCWPCIYEWLRPGVESTASDNSSSARRQCPVCKATLSMDTLVPLYGRGGNSKKSLNGMAIPRRPMVHRETVEQQNAQSNVNDQHYHQSMEDNPQHQPLLQAHHHPIPNGFDFIYPPAPVGRGLIHSTAGGVLGGMAEVVLPWAFRGQLPASLYYTSPYHVATENVNPRLRRHQMEIERSLHQIWFFLFVFVVLCLLLF, encoded by the coding sequence ATGGAAGCTGGGAGAATGGATCAGCCTTGCATGGCTGCTATCAATAGCCAGCCTTTCATGGCTGATATTGAGCCAGTGAAGAAAGCCAATGGGGACATGCCTGCGACAACAGGAAGCGGATGCTTTGACTGCAACATCTGCCTTGATTTTGCAGCAGAACCAGTGGTTACTCTCTGTGGCCATCTCTATTGCTGGCCTTGTATCTATGAGTGGCTGCGGCCTGGGGTGGAGTCAACTGCCAGCGACAACAGCAGTTCGGCAAGGCGCCAATGTCCCGTATGCAAGGCAACACTCTCAATGGACACCCTTGTGCCACTATATGGCCGGGGAGGGAACTCAAAGAAGTCACTGAATGGCATGGCCATCCCGCGCCGCCCCATGGTACACCGTGAGACTGTTGAGCAACAGAATGCACAAAGCAACGTCAATGACCAGCACTACCACCAGAGCATGGAAGACAACCCTCAGCACCAGCCATTGCTGCAGGCACACCACCATCCCATTCCCAATGGGTTTGACTTCATCTACCCTCCAGCACCAGTAGGGCGTGGCTTGATCCACTCAACTGCTGGTGGGGTGCTTGGAGGGATGGCAGAGGTTGTGCTTCCTTGGGCGTTCCGTGGCCAGCTGCCAGCGAGCTTGTACTACACGAGCCCATACCATGTTGCGACAGAGAACGTGAACCCCAGGCTGAGGCGGCATCAGATGGAAATCGAGAGGTCCCTCCACCAGATCTGGTTCTTCCTCTTTGTGTTTGTGGTGCTGTGCCTGCTCTTGTTCTGA